CTGAGGCCAAAACGGTTGGTCTTCGTCAGCAAAGGCGAGGTTGACGAGCAGAACCTGCATCGCAACGATTCGGGCCATGTATTTCGTGAAAACGTGCATTGCGAAGGCTCCTAAGGCGAAATGAGAGAAACGGGCCCGGCGACATCGGCTGGGCTCAACCTTTGCGCATCCCGGCTAATACCGAGTTTAGCTGCAATGAGCACCCTACGGCAAGCGTTAGGTTAGTTTAACCTTACCGGGGACCGCGTAACTTGACGGTGGCAATTCTCCGTTCCAGTCCAAGTTTTCAGGGAACAGATTGAGTGTCGATTTGTTCGTCATGAAATCCCAATCAACACGTTGTCCCGTATAGCAGGCCAACCGGCCCATCACGGCGGTCAAAGAACTGTCGGCAGTCTGCCGCAGTTCGACAATTGGATTTCCCGCACGAACCGAATCGATCAAGTCCTTGTGCTCTTGCCGATAAGCGTCCGAGATACTGCCTTTTTTCGACCAGGTCTCTTTTCCACTCCAATCAACAAACCGCGAGCCACCGCTCATTGCGTCGATGTAGGCGATCCCCTTGGTGCCGTAGACAACATTCCCATTGTCACCCTGAGTGCCAGGAATTTGCCGACACATGAGCGACAGGACTCGATTGCCTGGGTAAGTATAATCGATCGACATGCTATCCCACATCTCACTGTTTTCTGGGCGAGTAAACCGACCCCCGCTGCCATAAGCGGTTTCGGGAGCGCCCCCCATCACCCAATTCATCGCATCAATATTGTGAACCGCTTGCTCACAAATCTGGTCGCCTGATAGCCAGATAAAGTGCATCCAATTATCGATTTGGTACTGAGTATCACTCATCCCCTCTTTGCGGTTCTTGTACCAAATACTGTTGGAACAGTAACGGCTTTGAGCGCTAACGATCTCGCCAATTTCACCGTCATGAATTCGCTTGACCGCTTCGACATAATTCACTTGCCGACGGTACTGGGTACCGGTCACGATCGCGGTTCCATTTTTTTCCGCTTCATCATGAGCGGCAAGACAAATCTTGTAGCCTGCGGTGTCGACGCAAGATGGTTTTTCGGCAAAGACGTGTTTCCCCGCCTTGACGGCTTCGGCGATTTGCGAAGGGTGGAAGCCAGGCGGCGAAGCGATGAGGACCAATTCAACCTCAGGATCTTCGAGTACTTTCTGGTAACCATCAAGCCCCGCGTGGATTCGATCCTCTTCGACCATCACTTTGTCGCCGTGCCGCTTTTTCAGTAGATCGCGGGTCCGCACACAATTGTTACGATCGACATCCGCCATGGCAATTAACTGCACATTTTCATTGATCGAAAACGAGTCATTGAGAGCCCCAGCACCTCGGCCGCCGGCACCAATGATCCCCAATTTAATGACACGATCGGGGTCGGAGTCGTGATTAGAGGATTCGGATGCATGAACAAAACGGGAACTCGCCGAAGCGGCGACGACCGTTGCCGACAAAGCCGAAGTGTTGCGCAACATCGCTCGGCGGTTAGTTGTCATTTGTGATTTCACTGTCATTCTCCAAGGGGGCACGGAAAGGTAGGAAGGGTCTGGCCGCAAATCAAATCGTCGTGGACCTTGTTAAAGGTCCCAACACACAGGATTCTCTAACAAGAATCACCACTCTCATTTTGGTTAGACACCAATTTCTCAGCGGCTGCTTCATCGAGCAGGAATTGAACATCTTGATGGCCTTGCAAAAAGGTTGCAGGCACCGCATCTGAAACACTGCCACACACCGCCTGCTCGACGATCGATGCCTTGTGTTCTCCGAAAGCTAACAATCGAATCTTGCGAGCGGAAAGGATGGTCTTCACCCCCATGGTGATTGCCGATTTGGGAACCTTTTCGAGGCCTCCAAAAGCAGCTGCTGCATCATTGCGAGTCAACGAATTGAGCTTAACCAAGCGAGTCAAACCATTTCGACCTGACCCAGGTTCATTGAACCCAATATGACCTGTTCGCCCGATCCCCAGAATTTGAATGTCAATGCCACCCGCATCCGCAATTTGCTTTTCATATTCGCAGCAATCCGCGGCGACCGAATCGAGTGGGTGAGTGCCATCTGGAATATGGATATTTTTGCGATCGATATCCACAAAATCAAAAAGGTGCTCGTTCATGAACCGCACATAACTTTGCGGTGCATCGGGTTGTATCGGAAAGTACTCATCCAAGTTAAAGGTCACAACGTTTTGAAGTGACAAACCTTCGTCTCGGTGCATCCGAATCAGTTCACGGTAAACGCCCACGGGTGTCGACCCCGTCGCCAAACCCAAAACGCAAGCTTTCCCATCCTGGGCACGCTGACGAATCAATGCCGCCATTTCAGTCGCAACGCAAGTATTTGCATCGACGGCGTTGGCAAAAACACGGACATTGATCCCATTTCGAACGTCGTTGCAACGGGAAAGTTGGTTTGGTGAGGATTGCATTTTCAAGTGATCGTGTTGTGGCAAAAGGTCTAAGTCGCTACCGCATCGGCGTCGGCGTCATTATCGGTTGCAGTCATTGCTTCGACATCGGGTCGATCCCAAAATGTAAACAGGAACAAGACGGAAACGGCGACCGCCAATCCAGCGGGCAATAGCCAGAACTGCCGAGCACCTGCCAGCCAACCCTCTGTTGTTGTCGGATCGAGACCGATGTGATCCCCCCATCGTCCATGGATCAAATTCCCCACCAACATGCCTGCCCCATAAGTCAGCAAGCCCAGCAATGCTTGAGCACTGGTGCGGATTTCTTTTGGTGCCACACGGTCCGTGTACAACTGGCCGGTAACAAAGAAAAAATCGTAGCAAACGCCGTGCAGAACAATTCCGAATATCAAGAACGCTGGATTCAATGGCATCAATCCGAAAACCGCATAGCGAACGGCCCAAGCCATCATACCAACGATTAACATCATCTTGACGCCAAGACGTCTGAGAAAGAAGGGAACCAAGGCCATGAAGAACAATTCGCTAACTTGTCCGAGTGCCATCACCCCTGCGGAACGGTCACCAAATGCCATGTTCGATACGAACTCATAAGTGCGGGCATAATAGAAGGCCAACGGAATACAGATTAGGAACGAACAGAGTGCAAAGACGGCGTAGCTGGGATTTTTGAATAGACGAATTGCATCAAGGCCGAGAACCTTTGCAATACTATTGGGTTTGCCCGCGTCTTGAGGCGGTGACGCTGGAAGCGTGAAACTGTATAGCCCATAGACCAACCCGACGACACTGGCTAGCTTCAATGGA
Above is a window of Novipirellula aureliae DNA encoding:
- a CDS encoding Gfo/Idh/MocA family protein — its product is MTTNRRAMLRNTSALSATVVAASASSRFVHASESSNHDSDPDRVIKLGIIGAGGRGAGALNDSFSINENVQLIAMADVDRNNCVRTRDLLKKRHGDKVMVEEDRIHAGLDGYQKVLEDPEVELVLIASPPGFHPSQIAEAVKAGKHVFAEKPSCVDTAGYKICLAAHDEAEKNGTAIVTGTQYRRQVNYVEAVKRIHDGEIGEIVSAQSRYCSNSIWYKNRKEGMSDTQYQIDNWMHFIWLSGDQICEQAVHNIDAMNWVMGGAPETAYGSGGRFTRPENSEMWDSMSIDYTYPGNRVLSLMCRQIPGTQGDNGNVVYGTKGIAYIDAMSGGSRFVDWSGKETWSKKGSISDAYRQEHKDLIDSVRAGNPIVELRQTADSSLTAVMGRLACYTGQRVDWDFMTNKSTLNLFPENLDWNGELPPSSYAVPGKVKLT
- the nagB gene encoding glucosamine-6-phosphate deaminase, whose amino-acid sequence is MQSSPNQLSRCNDVRNGINVRVFANAVDANTCVATEMAALIRQRAQDGKACVLGLATGSTPVGVYRELIRMHRDEGLSLQNVVTFNLDEYFPIQPDAPQSYVRFMNEHLFDFVDIDRKNIHIPDGTHPLDSVAADCCEYEKQIADAGGIDIQILGIGRTGHIGFNEPGSGRNGLTRLVKLNSLTRNDAAAAFGGLEKVPKSAITMGVKTILSARKIRLLAFGEHKASIVEQAVCGSVSDAVPATFLQGHQDVQFLLDEAAAEKLVSNQNESGDSC
- a CDS encoding MFS transporter; amino-acid sequence: MTPIKIRLSIMMFLQFFVWGAFFVPLGSYLGVIFRGSDDLNTIIGGVYSTQTWAAVFAPLIVGFIADRLFNKERINGVLQLIGAGMLWWCSTITESPVQFYWVMMAFFLCYMPTMALVNAISFQNLDSIENDFPKVRLWGTIGWIVSGLVVSQSMFGLFPIPLLPGVTDAGSSALPLKLASVVGLVYGLYSFTLPASPPQDAGKPNSIAKVLGLDAIRLFKNPSYAVFALCSFLICIPLAFYYARTYEFVSNMAFGDRSAGVMALGQVSELFFMALVPFFLRRLGVKMMLIVGMMAWAVRYAVFGLMPLNPAFLIFGIVLHGVCYDFFFVTGQLYTDRVAPKEIRTSAQALLGLLTYGAGMLVGNLIHGRWGDHIGLDPTTTEGWLAGARQFWLLPAGLAVAVSVLFLFTFWDRPDVEAMTATDNDADADAVAT